Genomic segment of Serinicoccus hydrothermalis:
ACCCGACCCTGGCTCTTCTGGTGGCCCGGCCTCATGATCCTGGCGATCGCGCTGTCGGTGAACTTCCTCGGCGACGGTCTGCGCGACGCCTTCGACCCCCGGCAGAACAGGACGGCCGACTGACATGACCACGACCACGCAGAGCGACTCCGGCCAGCCGGTCTACACCGGGTCCGGCACCCCCACGGGCGACGAGGAGGTCGTCCTCGGGTTCAGCGACGTCGACGTGCGCTTCAAGACCGAGTTCGGGAGCGTGCACGCCGTCAAGGGGGTCGACCTCAAGGTGCGCCCCGGCGAGGTCGTCGCCCTCGTCGGCGAGTCCGGCTCCGGCAAGTCGGTCACCTCGATGACCGCGATGCGCCTGCTGCCGCGCAACGCCACGATCGGCGGTCAGGTCGACGTCGCGGGCCGCGACGTGGGCCGGCTCTCGGAGTCGAGCATGCGGCGGCTGCGGGGCAACGACGTCGCCATGGTCTTCCAGGAGCCCATGACCGCGCTCAACCCGGTGCTCACCGTCGGCACCCAGATGGTGGAGTCCATGGAGCTGCACCGGGTGGCCCGCGGCGCGGCGGCATGGAGCCGGGCCATCGAGCTGCTGGGCATGGTCGGCATCCCCGAGCCCGAGCGGCAGATGAAGAAGTACCCGCACGAGCTCTCCGGCGGTCAGCGCCAGCGCGTCGTCATCGCCATCGCGATCAGCTGCGACCCCAAGGTCATCATCGCCGACGAGCCGACCACGGCGCTGGACGTCACGGTCCAGGCCGACATCCTCGACCTGCTCCGCTCGCTCAAGGACAAGCTCAACACCGGCATCCTGCTCATCACCCACAACATGGGCGTCGTGGCCGACATGGCCGACCGGGTCGCCGTGATGTTCAAGGGGGAGATCGTCGAGCGCGGGACGGTCGAGGAGGTGCTGCTGCACCCCAACCACGACTACACCAAGATGCTGCTGGGCTCGGTCCCGCGCATGGGCGCCGGCCGCGGGCAGATGGGCATCAGCGTCAAGGAGGAGATCGACGAGCAGGCGCCGCTCGCGATCGAGCTGAAGAACCTCGTCATCGAGTACCAGCGCCTGGGCAAGGCACCGTTCCGGGCGGTCGACGACGTGAGCTTCGACGTGCGCCAGGGCGAGATCGTGGGTCTCGTCGGCGAGTCCGGCTCGGGCAAGAGCACCATCGGTCGCTGCGCCCTCGGCCTCATCCCGGCGGCCTCCGGCGAGTTCCGGCTCCTCGGCCAGGACATCACCGGGGCCCGTCGGCGCGACCTCAAGCCGCTGCGCAAGCGGATCGGCGTGATCTTCCAGGACCCGGCCGCCTCGC
This window contains:
- a CDS encoding ABC transporter ATP-binding protein, yielding MTTTTQSDSGQPVYTGSGTPTGDEEVVLGFSDVDVRFKTEFGSVHAVKGVDLKVRPGEVVALVGESGSGKSVTSMTAMRLLPRNATIGGQVDVAGRDVGRLSESSMRRLRGNDVAMVFQEPMTALNPVLTVGTQMVESMELHRVARGAAAWSRAIELLGMVGIPEPERQMKKYPHELSGGQRQRVVIAIAISCDPKVIIADEPTTALDVTVQADILDLLRSLKDKLNTGILLITHNMGVVADMADRVAVMFKGEIVERGTVEEVLLHPNHDYTKMLLGSVPRMGAGRGQMGISVKEEIDEQAPLAIELKNLVIEYQRLGKAPFRAVDDVSFDVRQGEIVGLVGESGSGKSTIGRCALGLIPAASGEFRLLGQDITGARRRDLKPLRKRIGVIFQDPAASLNPRLPIGECIAEPLVVHKVGDRKSRENKVYELLDAVQLPREVYNRYPHEVSGGQRQRISVARALTLDPELLVADEPTSALDVSVQARVLKIFADLQEQYGFACLFISHDLAVIDLLAHKVVVLQNGKVVEAGPREQIMENPQEDYTQRLIAAAPVPDPVEQGRRRRDRHELLLEQGEEIVELNVDAEEFHQSAGEAEVVDVDETGSTGDRKSR